The following nucleotide sequence is from Mycobacterium sp. 050128.
CGTATTCGAGTTCGCCGTTGAAGAAGAAGCTGCAACGGATCCGCCCGGAGTATGTCGGGATTGATCCGGTCGACCGATTTGTGTATCGACCCGGCGAGATCGCGCAATGCGATCTGTGGTTTCCAGCGATCAAGATCCCGGTCGGCGAGGGACAAGAGCGTGTGTTGCCGGTGTTGGTGATGGTGTTGGGGTTCTCTCGGTCGATCGGTGCAGTGATGTTGCCTTCTCGGCAGGGTGGCGACATCTTGTCGGGCATGTGGTCGCTGATTTGTCGATGGGGACGGGTTCCGAAGACCTTGGTGTGGGATCGCGAGGCAGCCATCGGCGGAACGGGGCGGGTCTCGACGGCGGCAACGGCCTTCGCGGGAACGCTGGCCACCCGTGTTCAGCTGGCTCCGCCGCGAGATCCCGAATACAAGGGTTTGGTGGAGCGAGTCAACGGCTATCTGGAGACCTCGTTTCTGCCGGGGCGTCGCTTTGTCTCGCCAGCCGATTTCAACGCTCAACTCGCAGAGTGGTTGATACGGGCGAACACTCGCACGGTGCGGGCGATCGGGGCGCGGCCGGTTGATCTTTTCGAAACCGACTATCAGGCGATGCTGGAGCTTCCGCCAGTGGATCCCGCGATCGGTTTGATTCATCGCGTTCGGTTGTCTCGCGACTACTACGTGCGCGTCGATTCGGTGGACTATTCGGTCGACCCGCGAGTGATCGGCCGGTTCGTCGACGTCACGGCATCACTTGAGGACGTGACGGTGCGCTGCGATGGTCAGGTGGTGGCCCGGCACCGTCGATGCTGGGCCGCGCGGGCGACGATCACCGATCGGGCTCACGTCGACACCGCGGCTGGGTTGCGCAATGCGCTGGCTGATCAGCGTCGCCGG
It contains:
- the istA gene encoding IS21 family transposase, translating into MLSVEDWAEIRRLHRAEGVPIREVARRLGISRNTVRAALSSQRPPRYEREPRGSVADAYEPQIRALLAEWPKMPAPVIAERIGWPYSSSPLKKKLQRIRPEYVGIDPVDRFVYRPGEIAQCDLWFPAIKIPVGEGQERVLPVLVMVLGFSRSIGAVMLPSRQGGDILSGMWSLICRWGRVPKTLVWDREAAIGGTGRVSTAATAFAGTLATRVQLAPPRDPEYKGLVERVNGYLETSFLPGRRFVSPADFNAQLAEWLIRANTRTVRAIGARPVDLFETDYQAMLELPPVDPAIGLIHRVRLSRDYYVRVDSVDYSVDPRVIGRFVDVTASLEDVTVRCDGQVVARHRRCWAARATITDRAHVDTAAGLRNALADQRRRRSTATRRHHDGHPVALRALPDYDALFSVDFDSAPTTVRNSS